From one Sulfurimonas sp. HSL-3221 genomic stretch:
- a CDS encoding 3-methyladenine DNA glycosylase: MVELPDANALYSALEALNLLEGKPPMWWPEYGTFSVVVGAVLTQNSQWTRVEQSLANLEAAGVLNAEAIANTDLDTLMELIRPSGLFKNKAKVLQALSAALLESYGGFETFRDEVSREWLLDRKGIGPETADSILCYACGRDAMVVDAYTSRLLRAFGFEHESYDALQAWCVEGIAGRFESQELPMIYALFHGMIVEYVKRYKKGREVDVGALAPLL; encoded by the coding sequence ATGGTGGAACTGCCCGATGCCAATGCCCTTTACAGCGCCCTGGAGGCGCTGAACCTGCTCGAAGGGAAACCGCCGATGTGGTGGCCGGAGTACGGCACTTTTTCCGTCGTCGTGGGGGCGGTGCTGACGCAGAACAGCCAGTGGACGCGGGTGGAGCAGTCGCTGGCCAATCTGGAAGCGGCGGGGGTACTCAATGCCGAAGCGATTGCGAATACAGACCTTGACACGCTGATGGAGCTGATCCGCCCCAGCGGGCTTTTCAAGAACAAGGCGAAGGTGCTGCAGGCCCTCTCGGCGGCGCTGCTGGAATCGTACGGCGGCTTTGAGACCTTCCGCGATGAGGTCAGCCGGGAGTGGCTGCTGGATCGGAAGGGAATAGGCCCCGAGACGGCGGACTCCATCCTCTGCTACGCCTGCGGGCGCGACGCGATGGTCGTGGACGCCTACACATCCAGGCTGCTTCGGGCCTTCGGGTTTGAGCACGAGAGCTACGACGCGCTGCAGGCGTGGTGCGTTGAAGGGATTGCGGGGCGTTTCGAGTCGCAGGAGCTGCCCATGATCTATGCTCTTTTTCACGGGATGATCGTCGAGTACGTCAAACGGTACAAAAA